A region from the Lycium barbarum isolate Lr01 chromosome 8, ASM1917538v2, whole genome shotgun sequence genome encodes:
- the LOC132607449 gene encoding protein STRICTOSIDINE SYNTHASE-LIKE 10 translates to MNAKNVIFSAIALGIITVIITLSSKNVYSPPKIEGSKDLLWKAEVIHLKGAVGPESIGFDPNGEGPYTGVADGRILKWKGETERWVEFAVTSSQRKECVHPFAPHLEHVCGRPLGLRFDTRTGDLYIADAYLGLQVVGPAGGLATPLVTEVEGQPLRFTNDMDIDEQEDVIYFTDTSTQFQRRQFIASVVSGDKTGRLMKYYKATKEVTVLLRGLAFANGVALSKDKSFVLVTETSSGRIVRYWLKGPRAGKHDTFADLPGYPDNIRRNSRGEFWVALHSKRSLLAQLVTSNSWLGRTLLKLPFTFQQLHYLLVGGQPHATAIKLSEDGQVVEVLEDIESKTLKFISEVEEKNGKLWIGSVMVPFLGVHELS, encoded by the exons ATGAATGCTAAAAATGTGATATTTAGTGCAATAGCACTTGGAATAATCACTGTAATTATAACTTTAAGTTCCAAAAATGTTTACAGCCCACCTAAAATAGAAGGTTCAAAAGACCTGTTATGGAAAGCTGAGGTAATTCATCTGAAAGGAGCAGTTGGGCCTGAGAGTATCGGGTTTGACCCGAATGGTGAAGGCCCATATACAGGTGTTGCTGATGGTCGGATTCTTAAGTGGAAAGGTGAAACTGAACGTTGGGTTGAATTTGCTGTCACTTCTTCTCAAAG GAAGGAATGTGTGCACCCTTTTGCTCCCCATCTGGAGCATGTATGTGGAAGGCCGCTGGGCTTACGATTTGATACACGAACTGGAGACCTCTATATTGCTGATGCCTACTTAGGACTTCAAGTTGTGGGGCCAGCCGGTGGATTAGCTACCCCACTTGTCACAGAAGTTGAAGGCCAGCCTTTGCGCTTCACAAATGACATGGACATTGATGAGCAAGAAGATGTAATTTACTTCACAGATACCAGCACACAATTCCAGCGGAG GCAATTTATTGCATCTGTTGTAAGTGGAGACAAGACAGGCCGGCTGATGAAATACTACAAAGCAACAAAAGAAGTGACAGTTTTACTACGAGGCCTTGCTTTTGCCAACGGTGTAGCCTTGAGCAAAGACAAGTCCTTTGTACTAGTGACTGAAACTTCTAGTGGTCGAATAGTAAGGTATTGGCTTAAAGGGCCTCGCGCAGGAAAGCACGATACATTTGCTGATCTACCAGGATATCCGGACAACATCAGAAGAAACTCGAGAGGAGAGTTTTGGGTTGCTTTGCATTCAAAAAGATCGCTGCTTGCACAATTGGTTACATCCAATTCATGGCTCGGAAGGACATTGCTAAAACTTCCGTTCACCTTTCAGCAACTGCATTACTTGTTAGTCGGAGGGCAGCCGCATGCTACTGCAATTAAGTTAAGTGAGGATGGCCAAGTTGTGGAAGTTTTAGAAGACATTGAGAGCAAGACCTTGAAGTTTATAAGTGAGGTTGAGGAGAAAAACGGCAAGTTGTGGATTGGTTCTGTAATGGTGCCTTTCCTTGGAGTTCATGAATTGTCTTAA